The Cucumis melo cultivar AY chromosome 5, USDA_Cmelo_AY_1.0, whole genome shotgun sequence genome has a segment encoding these proteins:
- the LOC103495781 gene encoding probable nucleolar protein 5-2: MLVLFETSAGFALFKVLDEGKLSKVEDLSKDFSNAESARQIVKLKAFSKFENMSEALEATTLLIDSKPSKGLRKFLRANCDGETLGVADSKLGNIIKEKLQIDCVHNNSVMELIRGLRNQLNELIAGLAVQDLAPMSLGLSHSLSRYKLKFSADKVDTMIIQAIGLLDDLDKELNTYAMRVREWYGWHFPELAKIIQDNIQYAKTVKLMGNRENAAKLDFSEILPEEVESELKEASMISMGTEVSELDLINIKELCDQVLSLSEYRAQLYDYLKSRMNTIAPNLTALVGELVGARLIAHGGSLLNLAKQPGSTVQILGAEKALFRALKTKHATPKYGLIYHASLIGQAAPKLKGKISRSLAAKTALAIRCDALGDGQDNTMGLESRAKLEARLRSLEGKELGHVAGSAKGKPKIEAYDKDRKKSIGGLITAAKTYNPAADSLLGKLEKANEEEAEAPVTGEEKKEKKKKKKRVEEEDAVMEEDSKPAVENVGKDEKKKKKKKRTEEVEEVQNGSEEKEKEKKKKKKRKHDEDEEEEAEQPSKKKEKKKKKKSQE; this comes from the exons ATGCTTGTGTTGTTCGAGACCTCGGCAGGCTTTGCCCTGTTTAAAGTTTTGGATGAAGGGAAACTCTCTAAAGTTGAG GATTTGTCGAAGGATTTTTCCAATGCCGAATCTGCTAGACAG ATAGTGAAGCTGAAGGCTTTTTCTAAGTTTGAGAACATGTCAGAAGCCTTGGAAGCAACCACATTGTTGATCGACAGCAAACCTAGCAAAGGTTTGCGGAAGTTTTTACGAGCCAACTGTGATGGTGAAACTTTGGGTGTCGCTGATTCTAAACTTGGAAATATAATCAAAGAGAAGCTT CAAATAGATTGTGTGCACAATAATTCTGTTATGGAGTTGATAAGAGGTTTAAGAAATCAATTGAACGAACTCATAGCTGGCCTAGCTGTTCAAGATTTGGCACCAATGAGCTTGGGATTGTCTCATAGTTTGTCTAGGTATAAACTGAAATTCAGCGCTGACAAG GTGGATACCATGATCATACAGGCTATTGGATTGCTTGATGATCTCGACAAGGAATTGAACACTTACGCAATGCGGGTTAGAGAGTGGTATGGTTGGCATTTTCCAGAGCTTGCTAAAATTATTCAGGATAACATACAATATGCGAAGACAGTGAAATTAATGGGCAACCGTGAGAATGCAGCCAAGCTTGATTTCTCTGAA ATACTGCCAGAGGAGGTTGAGAGTGAGCTGAAGGAGGCATCTATGATATCAATGGGAACTGAAGTGAGTGAGCTTGACTTGATAAATATTAAAGAGCTCTGTGACCAGGTCCTTTCCCTTTCTGAATACAGAGCTCAACTGTACGATTATCTAAAAAGTAGAATGAATACCATTGCTCCTAATTTGACTGCACTTGTTGGGGAGCTTGTTGGTGCCCGCCTAATTGCCCATGGTGGAAGTTTACTTAACCTTGCTAAGCAGCCTGGAAGCACAGTGCAAATTCTTGGAGCTGAGAAAGCTTTGTTCAGAGCTTTGAAAACAAAGCATGCAACTCCCAAATATGGTCTTATCTACCACGCATCCCTAATTGGTCAGGCAGCTCCAAAGCTCAAAGGAAAAATTTCTCGGTCTCTTGCTGCTAAAACTGCTTTGGCAATTAGGTGTGATGCCTTAGGTGATGGCCAAGATAACACCATGGGACTTGAAAGCCGGGCCAAG CTGGAAGCGAGGTTAAGAAGCCTTGAGGGCAAAGAGTTGGGACATGTTGCTGGTTCGGCTAAAGGCAAACCCAAAATCGAGGCCTATGACAAGGACCGAAAGAAGAGCATTGGTGGCTTGATAACTGCTGCCAAG aCATATAATCCCGCAGCCGATTCTCTCCTTGGAAAACTTGAGAAGGCTAATGAGGAGGAAGCTGAAGCACCAGTAACTGgtgaagagaagaaagaaaagaagaagaaaaagaagagggtAGAAGAAGAGGATGCAGTTATGGAGGAAGATTCAAAACCAGCAGTTGAAAATGTTGGGAAagatgagaagaagaagaaaaagaagaaacgaACAGAAGAGGTTGAGGAAGTACAAAATGGTAgtgaggaaaaggaaaaggaaaagaagaagaaaaagaagagaaagcatgacgaagatgaagaagaggaagCCGAACAGCCAagcaagaagaaagaaaagaagaagaagaagaaaagccaAGAATGA